In the genome of Pseudorasbora parva isolate DD20220531a chromosome 10, ASM2467924v1, whole genome shotgun sequence, one region contains:
- the grem2a gene encoding gremlin-2 translates to MFWKLAIPAILAWTMFVSTETKKPRPQGSIPSPYKLKGNDLSSPSHTLTSLPQHTSAQRQRGKHDMLSSSREALVVTERKYLKSDWCKTQPLRQTVSLEGCLSRTVINRFCYGQCNSFYIPRHLTSQTSHRSRKTASTPDHHTSFQSCAFCRPSRITTVTVRLHCPGLQPPYRQRKVQRIKQCKCVSVNVNAAY, encoded by the coding sequence ATGTTCTGGAAGCTGGCAATACCTGCCATTTTGGCATGGACAATGTTTGTGTCTACGGAAACCAAGAAGCCACGCCCTCAAGGTTCTATCCCCTCCCCTTACAAGCTAAAAGGCAATGATCTATCATCGCCATCCCACACACTAACGTCATTGCCCCAGCACACATCAGCACAACGACAGAGAGGTAAACACGACATGCTGTCATCGAGTCGCGAGGCCCTGGTAGTCACTGAAAGGAAGTACCTGAAGAGCGACTGGTGCAAAACACAGCCATTACGTCAAACGGTGAGCTTGGAGGGCTGTCTGAGCCGAACTGTCATCAACCGGTTCTGCTACGGCCAGTGCAACTCTTTCTACATCCCACGCCACCTGACGTCTCAAACCTCACATCGAAGTCGAAAAACAGCATCCACGCCAGACCACCACACTTCATTCCAATCCTGTGCATTCTGCCGGCCGAGCCGGATAACCACGGTCACCGTACGCCTTCACTGCCCTGGGCTTCAGCCGCCATACCGGCAACGGAAAGTGCAACGGATCAAGCAGTGCAAATGTGTGTCCGTTAATGTCAATGCTGCGTACTGA